The DNA window AAGCACTACTTCTATCCGGACCTGCCGAAGGGGTACCAGATCTCCCAGTACGACACGCCGATCTGCTATGACGGCTACCTGGAGGTCTTCCCGGGGGAGGAGGAGGACGCGTCCCCGTCGGCCCCCGACTCCCGGCGCGTCGGCCTGACGCGCATCCACATGGAGGAGGACGCGGGCAAGTCCGTACACGCTTCGGCCGGGGGGACCACCCGACTCGACAACAACCGGTGCGGGGTGCCGCTGCTGGAGATGGTGACCGAGCCGGACCTCCGCTCCCCCCGGGAGGCCTCCCTCTTCCTGCAGCGACTGCGACAGCTGGTGCGCTACCTCGGCATCAGCGACGGCAACATGGAGGAGGGCTCCCTGCGCTGCGACGCGAACGTGAGCGTGCGCCCCCAGGGCCGCGAGGCGTTCGGGACGCGCACCGAGCTGAAGAACATGAACTCGATGCGCCACGTGGAGCAGGCGCTCGACTACGAAATTGCCCGCCAGATCGCCGCCGAGGAGCGGGGCGAGTCCATCACGCAGCAGACCCTGCTCTGGGACGCCGACGCGGGCACGACCCGGCCCATGCGCTCGAAGGAGGAGGCGCACGACTACCGCTACCTGCCGGATCCGGACCTGGTGGAGGTGCGGATCGAGGACGCCACGGTCGACGAGGTCCGCGCGAACCTTCCCGAACTGCCACGGGCCCGCCGGCGTCGGTTCGTCGAAGAGGTGGGCCTGCCGGCGTACGACGCTGGCGTCCTCACCGAGGAGCGCGCCGTGGCCGACTACTTCGAGGAGGCCCTGCGGCACCTCTACAAGCGCACGAAGGGCGGCGACACCGACGCGCAGGCCAAGGCGGTGTCGAACTTCATCATGACCGAGGTGATGCGCGTGCTCAACGAGCGGGACCTCTCCGTCAGCGAGCTGGGGGTCGGGCCGGAGCGCCTGGCCCAGCTCGTGTTTCTGCGCCTGCAGGACAAGGTCAGCTCCAACGGCGCCCAGGAGGTCTTCGAGGCCATGCTCGACGCCCCCGATAAGAGCGCGGGCCGCATCGCCGACGAGCGGGACCTGATTCAGGTCACCGATCGGGGCGCGATTGCCCCCGTGGTGGAGGACGTCCTGAACGACAATCCGGACAAAGTGAACACCTACCTCGGCGGCAAAGACGGCCTCCTCGGGTTCTTTATCGGGCAGGTGATGCAGCGCTTCGACGGCTCCCCCAATCCGGAGCTGGTCCGGTCGCTGCTTCGGGAAAAGCTCGATGCGCGGCGGGACACGGCGAATGTCGACGAGTAGCCGGTCCGATGATCTCCTCCCCTTCCGCCCACTCCCGTGCCGCCCTGTCGGGGCGGTGCGTCCTGGGCGCCCTTTTCCTCGTCGTGCTGTGCGGGGCCTGCCAGCCGCCCTCCTCGTCGGTCCGGAGCCACCTGACGGGCCGTGTCGCCGTCGACTCCTCGGCCGGGGCCCTCGACGCGTACCGCGACGTGCGGCTCCTCGTGGTTCGGCCGGACGGGCGCCGCCTCGATACACTGGGCCACGCCCGCCCCGGCCCCGACGGCCGCTTCCAGATGTCGATTTCCGCACCGGAGCGGGGCCTCTACGCCCTGTCCCTCTGGGGCCGGGGCGGCCGGGCGCAACTCGCGAGCACGGAGTACGTGGTGGCCCCCGGCGACACCGCCACGCTTCGCGTCTCCCTTCCGCTCCGAGGCGAGGGGCTCCGTCCGGTGTCGCCGGAGAACCGGGCCCTGCAGGCGTACCGCAACGCCATGACCATGCACCGGCGCCTGCTCACGCGCCGGCTCCGGACGGCGCCGTCCAACGCGACCATGCAGGTCCAGAACATCCGCCTCACCAGTAGCGTCCTGTGGGGCCTCCGGGACCGCTACCCCGGCACCTACGCCGCGGGATTTGCCGCCGTCGAGTCCCTCTCTCTGCTCGAAGGCTGGAACGACTCGCTGGTCGTGGCCCGCGCCCAGCGGATCGGCCCCGCCAGTCCGCACTACGCCGACGCCGCCCACATTGCCCGGCGGGCCGAGGCCCGCCTCGACGGCCATCGGGCGGCGCTCGCCCTCCTCGACACGCTGGAGGCCCGGGCCGCCACCGCGCGGCAGCGGGCTGGGGTGCAGGCCGCCCGCATCCAGGCCTTCCTGGACAGCGCACAGGTGGAGGCGGCCCTCTCGGCGTCTCAACGGCTCCGGGCCCGCTTCCCGCGCACGCCCTGGGCCGAATGGGCCCGCCGCACCGAGTACGAGGCGGCCCGGCTCCGGCCGGGCATGACGGCGCCGAACCTAACGCTCCGAACGCTTCGCGGCGACACCCTCTCCCTCCACGGCCTTCGGGGCCGGCCCGTCGTCCTCGAATACTACCGCCCCGGGCTCGACCTGTACGCCCTCCAGCGCCCCCTCCGGAACGCCCTGTACGACGCCACCCGGGCCGACTCCGTCGCGTTCGTCTCCGTCTCCACCGAGCCCGATACGCTCGTCAACCGGGCCTTTCTGCACAACCGACGACTGCCGGGCCATCGGGCCATCGCCGCCGACGGGCCGCAAGACCCGCTCGTCCGCCGGTACAACGCCACGCGCCTCCCCCGGTGGATTCTCATCGACGACACCGGGGCCATCGTGGACTGCTACTGGGCCGGCGATTTTCCTGCCCTCCGGCAGGGCCTCACGCAACTCCTCCACGCTCGGCCCACGGCGGCCGCCCCCCTCTCCCTGCCCTAACCTTTTCCGCGGTCCTTCATGGAGTCGGAACGTGACGGCCTTGAAACATGCCCCGCTGTCCGCGTACTTGGCTCGTGCTGGTTCATCGTTGGTCTTCTGCGATAGCTCCACCCGTGCCGTGCCGTCTGCTCTCTCCGGGACCTTCTCCTACATCAAGAACTTTCTTCAGGATCAGGATGTCGCGGCGATCGTGCCTTCCTCCTCCTTTCTGGTCCGACGCGTCTGCAAGTGGATCGACTTCGAGGAGGACCAGGTCGTCGTCGAGTACGGCCCCGGAAACGGGGTCTTCAGCGAGTTCATTCTCGACCGCATGACGGCGGACTCGACGCTCCTCCTGGTCGAGAGCAACCCCGACTTCGTGGAGATGCTCGAGGAATGGACGAGCGACGACCCCCGGGCGCTCGTCGTGCAGGACCGGGCCGAGCGTATCGTCGACATTCTCGACGCGCACGACGTGGACGCGGTCGACTACATCGTGTCCGGGATTCCCTTCTCCTTCTTCGACGAGGGCGAGCGGGAGGAACTGCTCGCCCGGACCCGAGACGTCCTCGCGGAGGACGGGAAGTTCCTCGTCTATCAGAACTACAACCACCTGGAGGCCCCGCTCCGCAAGCACTTCTCGGCGGTCACGAAGGAGTACGAGCCCCGCAACATCCCCCCGACGATGTTTGTCTACGAGGCGCAGAAGTAGGACGGCGCCCTGCCCGATTCGATTTTCCGCACAACCCTTCCCTGTCTATGCTGGTCGCTGGCAACTGGAAAATGAACACTGACGTCCCGGAAGGCCGGGCGCTCGCCGACGCCATCGCGGAGGGCCTGTCGTCCACGGCCGCCGACCGGGGCGACGTCGACTTCCTCGTCTGCCCCCCGTACGTCCACCTGCCGGCCGTCCGCGAGGCGCTGGCGGACGTCCCCGTCGCGGTGGGGGCCCAGGACATGCACGCACAGGACGAAGGGGCCTACACGGGCGACGTGTCCGCCCCCATGCTGTCCTCCATCGGGTGCGACGCCGTTATTCTCGGCCACTCCGAGCGGCGCACGTACTACGACGAGACCGACGCCGAGGTCAACGCAAAGGCCCAGCAGGCCCGTGCCCACGACCTTGTGCCCATCGTGTGCGTCGGCGAGACCCTCGAGCAGCGGAAGGCGGGGGAGGCCGACACGGTCGTCCGGAGCCAGGTGGACGGGGCGCTGTCGGATGTCTCGATCGATGGCGCGGACGAGCTGATCGTGGCCTACGAGCCGATCTGGGCCATCGGCACGGGGGAATCCGCCGCCGCCGAGCAGGCGCAGGCGATGCACGCGGTGATCCGGGACGACCTGAGGGAGCGCTACGGGGGCGACGTGGCGGACGAGGTGCCGCTCCTCTACGGCGGCAGCATGAAGCCGCACAACGCCTACGGCCTTCTCTCCCAGCCGGACATCGACGGGGGCCTCATCGGCAGCGCGAGCCTCGAGGCGGAGAGCTTCCTCGGTATCGCCGAGAAGGCGGCAGAGGTGCTCGAGACGTCCGGGCACTGACCCTTCCCGTCCGTCAAGCCGTCGCCGTGGCCCGGAACGGCAACGGGGGCGCACCGGGCCCCGCATGGTCCTGCGAGCCGATTTGCACGCCGCCGCCCCACGCTCCTGTGCGTCCTCCCAGGGCGACGACGTTCCTGCGTCGCCGACGTGGACGAAAACCTTTTCTCTTCTTACCATGTGAGGTAGGCCCTCGCCGTCCACATCCGACCGAGGCCTTCTCCTTGTCGTTTTGTCCTACAACCCTCCCCAACCGACCCATGGCCCAAGCAACCCGCACCCCCATTGCCAAGCACCTCGGCGACGAAGCTGAGGACCTTCTCGACCACGAGTGCGAAACCATTCCGAAGGACCAGATTCACCTTCCCGGCCCGGACTTCGTGGACCGCGTCTGGAAGGGCTCGGACCGCAGTCCCCAGGTCCTCCGGTCGATGCAGCAGATCTTCAACCACGGTCGCCTCGGCGGGTCCGGCTACATCTCCATCCTGCCCGTCGACCAGGGCATCGAGCACTCCGCCGGCGTCTCGTTTGCGCCGAACCCGATGTACTTCGACCCCGAGAACATCGTCAAGCTGGCCATCGAGGGCGGCTGCAACGCCGTGGCCACCACCTACGGCGTGCTCGGCTCCGTGGCGCGGGACTACGCCCACAAGATCCCCTTCGTCCTCAAGATCAACCACAGCGAACTGCTCTCGTACCCGAACCGGTACGACCAGGTGCCCTACGCCCGCGTGGAAGACGCCTACGAGCAGGGCTGCGTCGGCGTCGGGGCCACGATCTACTGGGGCTCCGAGGAGTCGAACCGCCAGCTGCAGGAGATCTCGAAGATCTTCTCCCGGGCGCACGAGCTGGGCATGACCACCATCCTCTGGTGCTACGTGCGCAACAAGGAGTTCGTCCTGAACGGCTCCAACTACGAGGGCTCGGCCGACCTGACGGGCCAGGCCAACCACCTCGGGGCCACCATCGAGGCGGACATCATCAAGCAGAAGCAGCCGACCCTCACGGGCGGGTACCAGGCCGTGCGGGACCACAAGGACGAGGGCTACGCGAAGGACCCGTCGCTCGTCGACGAGAAGCTGCTGACGGACCACCCGATCGACATGACCCGCTACCAGGTCGCCAACAACTACATGGGCCGCTGCGGCCTCATCAACTCCGGCGGGGCCAGCGGCGAGAACGACCTGCAGCAGGTCGTCCGGACGGCCGTGATCAACAAGCGCGCCGGCGGGATGGGCCTCATCACCGGTCGCAAGTCGTTCCAGAAGCCGATGGAGGAGGGCGTCGAGATCCTGAACGCCATCCAGGACGTGTACCTCGACGACGACATCACGATTGCCTAACCGCGTGATGCCGAGGGCAGATCAATTCGTACCAGGCCCCGTAGCGTGCCTCCACCGCCCGGTGGGGGCACGCTTTTTTTGTGTCTCAGAACCTGGCATGTTGATTTTCCCTCGCAAGAGGGGCCCTTCCCAATCCTGTCGGGGACGACGTGCAGGCCCTCGCTGCCGCCCGCAGCCTCGTGGCATGCATGGAAAACGGGCTCTCAGGGCCCGGCGGCTTCGTCGGCCGTCCACCTCACGCGCCACGCCCGCTGCGGCTTTGCCTCGCGGCTTCCGCAGCTGTGCGGAAACGGCGTTCCCTCCTGCTCCTGCCACACGTGCGCCGTTCGCGGCTCGCCTTCGGCCCGCACCCGCACCGCCCAGCCCTCGTCGGTCTCGTCCAGCCCCACCCCCCGCACGGCCGGGAGGGCGGTCGCCCCCCGTCGTTGCCGGAGGGACAGACACGCCGCCTGGACGGGCCGCGGCTGGTGGACCGCCCCGCGCACCCGGTCGAGGTCGTGCAGGTGTCCGTCCCGGTGCGCCCCCACCAGGTCGGCCATGTCGGCGGGGCGGAGCCAGCCGTAGTGTGTGCCGTCGGGCAGCACCAGGGCGGTGGGGGCAAAGCGGTGTCCCCCGAGGTGCGACGTCTGCCACGCGGCCTCGGGGGCGGCGTCGGCCACGGCCTGAGCGACGGGGCGCCCCCACTTGGCACAACAGGCATCCCGGCGGCCGTTCACGCAGGTGAGCACGAGCGGCCCTGCCTCAAGGGCAGGACCGGAGCCCCGGAGCGCCTCGGGCACCCGCAGGGCAGGGAGGTCCCCGTAGGCCCCAAGCGACCACTCGCGCACGACCGGCCGCGGCCCGGCCCGCACGGCGATGCAGCGAATGCGGCCCGGGTCGTCCCACCGCTGAAGCCCCCGACGGATGAGCTGCACGCGCAGGTCGGGCATCGTGTCCGTCCACCCCGCAATGGCCTCGTGCACGCTCGGCCCCCACGCCGCATCCTCGACGGCGTCTGTGCTCCACGGCGAGGGGTCTTCGATCAGGAGCCAGTGGGTGGCCTCGGTGGCGGTGCCCCTCGGCGAGACGCCGTGCGAGCGGGCCAGCCGTGAACAAAAAGCGGACGCCATACAATCCTTCTCGACGAAACAGGTACGGAATTCGGGCCCCGTCCGGATGAACGGGGACGACGCCGGAGTCCTGTGATCGGCCTCCGGGTTTGATTGCCTCGTTGAACCCCGCGCCGCCCCCTCTCGTTCGCCCCATCACGCCGGTTTTCCCCCAAGTTCTTCGTGTCCATGCCCGAGCCCGAATCGCCCGAGCCCGACGCGGCTCCGCCCGCAGACGAGGCCCCCGAGGCCGCCCCCGACACGCCGCCCCTGGACCCGTACACGGCCCACTACCCGCCGTGGGCCCGAGAACTGGCACGGAAGTACTTCACGAAGACGGTTTCCACCTTCATCCTCCACGGCGACATTCGCGACGTGGTGCCGACCGAGGACCGCGACGGCGCCCGCATCTACCCGCCGCTTCGGCGCTTCCTGACCGACGACCTGTTCGCCGCCCGCGACGTGGTGGTCTTCTACGACCGCAGCGCCGGGATCCACTTCGCGGACGCGGCCTCCCGACGAGACTTCAGCCGCGCCCTGGCCGGGGAGGAGCGCCTCGCCGGCACCGAATACGAGAACAACCTGCCGAAGGCCCCCAACAAGGTCTTCGAGCTGCTGGAGGACTACTTTCGCCTCCGCCTCTCGAACGGCACCCGAGTGGCCTGCGTCATCGACTACGCGGAGACGGTGGCCCCCATGGCCGAGGCGTCGATGTACTCGGCCCCGGATCGGCAGTCGCTCGTGTACCTGCAGAAGTGGTCCCGCGACTCGCTCTTTCTGGAGAGCGACTTCACGCTCACCCTTCTCACCGAAAACCTGACGGACTTGAACCAGCAGCTCGTCCAGAGCCCCCACACCGCCGAGATTTACGTCCCGATTCCGGAGGGCGACGACCGGCAGGCGTACATCGACTGGGCCCTGGACGAGCGGGGCGACCGGTTCCGGGCACACTCGGACGTGTCCCCGGAGGCCCTGGCCCAGAACACGGCGGGCCTCAACTACACGCAGCTGCGGACGATCCTGGCCGACGTGCTGGAGAACCAGAACCGACTGACCGCCGCCACGCTCTCCGACCTGAAGAAGGAGTTCATCGAGGCGGAGGCGTACGGGATGCTCGAGTTTATCGAGACGGACAACTCGCTGGACCTGATCGCGGGCCACACGGAGGCGAAGCGCCACCTGCGCCAGGCCGCCCACGCGGTGCAGACGGGGCAGCACGACGTGCTCCCGATGGGGTACCTCGTGAGCGGGCCCGTGGGCTGCGGCAAGACGTTCCTGATCAACTGCTTCGCCGGGGAAATTGGGATTCCGATGGTGAAGCTCAAGAACTTCCGCTCGCAGTGGCAGGGCGTGACGGAGGGCAACCTGGAAAAGATTCTGAACCTGCTGGAAGCGATGACGCCGGTGGCGGTCATGATCGACGAGGCCGACGCGGCGCTCGGGGACCGCGACGCGCAGGGCGACTCGGGCGTGAGCCAGCGCGTCTTCTCGCAGATCGTCTCGTTCATGAGCGACCCGGCGCACCGGGGGCGCGTGATCTTCTTCCTCGTCACGGCCCGTCCCGACCTGATGCCGGTGGACCTCAAGCGGCAGGGGCGCGCAGAGGAGCACCTCTCGCTCTTCTACCCCCACACCCGCGCGGACCGGGAGGAGCTCCTTCGGGTGATGATGCGCCGAACGGGCGTGGACCTGCCGATTGAGGCGGTTCCCCCTGAACTGCTGGAGGGCGAGCGCACCTACAGCGGGGCCGACATGGAGGCCGTCCTCACCCGCGCCGCCTTCCGGGCCGCCGGGTCGAACGACGGCACCGTGACGCCCGCCCTGCTGCAGGAAACGGTGAACGACTTCATCCCGCCCACCTACCCGACGGAGGTGGAGCTCCAGCAGCTGGCCGCCGTGCTGGAGTGCACGAGCCGCGACCTGCTCCCGGAGCGCTTCCGGTCCATGAAGCGGGAGGAGGTCGTCGAGCGGCTCGAACAGCTGAAACGGATGGTGGACTAGTCGCCCCCCGGCGCGACGAAACGCATCCGAAGACGATGGATGGCCGGATGGACGCCACGACCCGGATGACACTGTCCGTCGGTGCCCTTATGTTTCGGATGATTTGGTTTCCCGCTCCCCATTGGACGCACGCCGCCCGCATGACTGCTTCGACATTTCGCCGCTACGGATTCGGCCTTCTCAGCCTCGTCCTGTTGGTCCTGCCGTCCCGCCTCGCTGCCCAGGACTACGAGGTGCCGACGGTGACCGACACGTACGCCCTCCAGAACGCCCGCGTCGTACAGGCCCCGGGTCAGGTGCTCGAATCGGCAACCGTCGTCGTGCGGGATGGCGTGATCGACGCCGTGGGGCCGGACGCCGAGGTGCCCTACGACGCCCGCACCATCGAGGCCGACTCGCTCGTGGTCTACGCCGGGTTTATTGACGGGCTCTCGCACGCGGGGGTCGAGATGCCGGAGGGCGAGGACACGGACGTCGAGGACCCCGGGAACCCGCCCCCCGACGCGGCGGGCATTCAGCCGGACCGGTCCGTCCGCCCGTTCCTGTCCCCCGACGAATCGGCCCTGCAGTCGCTGCGGAAGGCCGGGTTCACCCTCGGCCACGTCGCCCCGGAGGGACAGATGCTTCCCGGCGCCAGCGCGCACGTCTTCTACGGCGGGGAGACGGCCAACGACATGGTCCTGGAGGCCGGCCCCACCCTCTTCGCCCAGCTCCAGACGGCCGACGGCTACGTGTACCCGGCCACGGGCATGGCCGTGATTGCGCAGATGCGGCAGCTGTACCGCGAGGCGGAGCGCCGCCAACAGCTTGAGGCGGCCTACGAGCGGGACCCCACGGGCCGCCCACAGCCGCCTCAGGACCCACAGCACAGCGCGCTCTTCTCCGTGCTGGACGGCGAGCAGCCCCTCGCCTTCTACGCCGACGAGGCCCTCTCCCTCCACCGCATCCTCGCGCTCCACCAGGAGCTCGACTTCCCGCTCGTGCTGGCCGGCCTTGGGGAGAGCCACGAGCTCGTGGACGCCCTTCAGGCGGTCGACGCGCCGCTTTTTCTAACGCTCGATCTGCCGGAGGAGCCGACGCGGTCGACCGGCCAGGATACCACGACGGCCGATACCACGAGCACCCCGTCCCGCTACTACAACCCGGACCTGCAGGTCCCGTCGCACGAAACGGTCGCCGAGGAGGAAGAGAACCTTGAGCTCCGCCACGCCATGGAGCGGCAGGACTACCTGGAGACGGCCGCCACCCTGCACGACGCCGGGCTTGAATTCGGCTTCACCACCCGCGAGGCCGACCCGGGCGACGTCCGCGGCAACCTCCGCACCATGATCGACCAGGGCCTCCCCGAACAGACGGCCCTCGCCGCCCTCACGACCCGCCCCGCCGCCCAGCTGGGCCTGGACGACCGCCTCGGGACCGTGGAGGCGGGCAAGATTGCCAACCTGGTCGTCACCGACGGGTCGTACTTCGCGGAGGACACAAAGGTCACGCACGTCTTCGTAGACGGCCGGCTGTACGACTACAGCGCCGACGGCTCCGACGAGGGGGAGGTCAGCGGCGACGTGTCCGCGGTCCTCGGGACGTGGTCGTACACGCTTGACACCCCGCAGGGCGAGCTCTCCGGCGAGGTCACGATTGAGGGCGACCAGTCGGGCCTGGACGGCACCTTCGTCGGTCCCCAGGGCGACGAACAGCCGCTCCAGTCGGTGTCGTTCGACGGCACCACCCTCTCGTTCACGGTGGACTCCCCGCAGGGCGGCTCCGTGTCCGTCTCGGTGACGGTCGAGGGCGACACCTTCGACGGCTCCGCCTCCACGTCCGGCGGCTCGTTCCCCATCTCTGGGGAGCGCACCAGCGGTCCGAATGCGACTCAGAAGTAGTGTAAGCCCCCACGCCCCGCGCCGAACTCTGCGCGCCCCCTCCGACGATACTCTGCGTTCCGGTTCTACGATCTTCCATGCCTTCTGCTTTCCCCTCTCCCTATCGTTCCGTCTTCGGCGTCCTTGCCGCCATGCTGCTGTGGGCCGCGCCCACGCAGGCCCAGGACCAGCTCCGGGGCGACGCCCCGGACGACTGGCTCATTCAGGACGCCACCGTGCTGACCGTCACGAACGGCACCATTGAGAACGGCGACATCCTCGTCCGCGACGGCGACATCGCCCGGGTTGGACAGGACCTCTCCGCCCCGAGCGGCGTCGAGACGTACGACGCCAGCGGCGAGTACGTGATGCCCGGCATCGTGGAGGCCCACCAGCACATGGCCATCAGTGACGTCAACGAGGCCACCAACCCCGTCACCGCCGAGGTCGGCGTGGGCGACGTGCTCAACCCCTACGACATCGGCATCTACCGCGCGCTGGCGGGGGGCGTGACGACCGCCCACGTGATGCACGGCTCCGCCAACCCCATCGGCGGCCGCAACGAGACGATCAAGCTGCGCTACGGGGTCACGAACCCGGACCGCCTGCAGATGGACGGCGCGCCCCGGACGATCAAGTTTGCCCTCGGGGAGAACCCGACGGGGCTGTACGGCCAGGGGCGCGACCAGGTGCCCCGCACCCGCATGGGCGTGGAGCAGGTCATCCGGACGGCCCTCACCAAGGCCGAGCGCTACATGGAGGCGAAGCAGGCCTACCAGGACGGGGAGCGGGCCCGGCCGCCGGCCCACAGCGAGCGGATGGAAGTGCTCGCCCGGGTCCTCCGGGGCGACATTCTGGTACAAACCCACGGGTACCGCGCCGACGAGATGCTCATGCTCATGGACGTCTTTGAGGACTTCGGCATTCAGGACCTCGTCTTCCACCACGCGAACGAGGGCTTCAAGATTGCCCCCGAACTGGCGGCCTTCGGGGACAACGGCGCCGGCGCAACGGTCTTCTCGGACTGGTGGTCGTACAAGTTTGAGGTCTACTACTCCACCGCCTACAACGCCGCCGTCCTCGCGGAGAACGGCGTCAACGCGTCCATCAACTCCGACATTCCGGGGGAGCAGCGCGACCTGTACCTCCAGGCCGCCAAGACGCAACGGTACGGCGACCTCTCGGACACCCAGGCCCTCCGCCTCATCACCATCAATCCGGCCCGGCAGCTCGGCATCGCCGACCGTGTGGGGTCGATTGAGGAGGGCAAGGCCGCCGACCTGGCCCTCTTCAGCGAGCACCCGCTATCGGTCTACACCGAACCGCAGCGGACCTACGTCGACGGGGTCGTGCGCTTCGACCACGAGGAGGACCCCGACGACATGCGGCTCCGCGTGGACCCGGAAGGGACCGTCAACCTGGCGCGGGACGGCTGGAGCCGCCACGCCGCCCACAGCTGCCTGAAGGGCGTGGCCCAGCTGCGCGCCACCCGCAACGGCGTATCCCTCGAAAACACGGGCCGGTAAGTCCTGCCCCCCTGCCTCTCTGATCGCCTGCTGACCAACACGTTTGCTCATGCTTTCTCCCTTCTGCCCGCGGCCCCAGCGCGTCTTCGCGGGGCTGACCCTGCTCGTTGCCCTCCTGCTGGCCCTGCCCGCCCACGCCCAGAAGCAGCCCGGCTTTCAGGGGCCGTTTGCCCTGACGAACGCCCAGGTGATCGTCGCCCCCGGCGACACCCTCGACGACGGCACGGTCGTCATCCGTGACGACT is part of the Salinibacter ruber DSM 13855 genome and encodes:
- a CDS encoding amidohydrolase family protein, with translation MPSAFPSPYRSVFGVLAAMLLWAAPTQAQDQLRGDAPDDWLIQDATVLTVTNGTIENGDILVRDGDIARVGQDLSAPSGVETYDASGEYVMPGIVEAHQHMAISDVNEATNPVTAEVGVGDVLNPYDIGIYRALAGGVTTAHVMHGSANPIGGRNETIKLRYGVTNPDRLQMDGAPRTIKFALGENPTGLYGQGRDQVPRTRMGVEQVIRTALTKAERYMEAKQAYQDGERARPPAHSERMEVLARVLRGDILVQTHGYRADEMLMLMDVFEDFGIQDLVFHHANEGFKIAPELAAFGDNGAGATVFSDWWSYKFEVYYSTAYNAAVLAENGVNASINSDIPGEQRDLYLQAAKTQRYGDLSDTQALRLITINPARQLGIADRVGSIEEGKAADLALFSEHPLSVYTEPQRTYVDGVVRFDHEEDPDDMRLRVDPEGTVNLARDGWSRHAAHSCLKGVAQLRATRNGVSLENTGR